One region of uncultured Methanolobus sp. genomic DNA includes:
- a CDS encoding response regulator, producing MCPKIMVVDDEPDTIDLVKLILESEDIEVVGAKSGFECLESIAEEHPDAVLLDIMMPDMNGWETFHKIKEKEPALPVAMLTVKSQEFDKMLGLHVLKADDYITKPFSRKELIQRTKELLEMQLQ from the coding sequence ATGTGTCCAAAAATCATGGTCGTGGATGATGAACCCGATACCATAGACCTCGTAAAATTGATCCTGGAATCAGAGGATATAGAAGTTGTCGGGGCAAAAAGTGGGTTTGAATGCCTTGAATCAATTGCAGAGGAACATCCGGATGCAGTTTTGCTTGATATCATGATGCCTGACATGAATGGATGGGAAACCTTCCATAAGATAAAAGAGAAAGAACCGGCTCTTCCTGTTGCAATGCTCACCGTAAAAAGCCAGGAATTTGACAAGATGCTTGGTCTGCATGTCCTTAAAGCTGATGATTATATCACAAAACCTTTCAGCAGAAAAGAGCTTATCCAGAGGACAAAAGAATTGCTGGAAATGCAACTTCAGTGA
- a CDS encoding methyltransferase domain-containing protein gives MARKKQFKTEMISDKDGIRFATPEPVAQYRAKRLQCKTIADISCGIGGQALFFAKYCDFVYAIEIEPKKIAFAKKNAKMMGIDNIEFIAGDALSSEVIEKLPQLDVVFSDPARPPAEKERSIDNLSPSIPEVMKTYAGISSNFAFEAPPQLSPEKIPFDCEREYMSLEGKLNRLNLYFGELKKADVSAVALPGSNIIRKAGTFEPAKKVKEPALYAYEPEECVIRSGLLEQLVAELKKEANDVAIFGVDGKRILLTSGFEIDNTLFKNIYKKMLICEANFSKINSFLKKNSFGKVIVRAAIDPEKYWDVRNELENGLDGERKAHLFVKDEKAIVFEVLDH, from the coding sequence ATGGCACGTAAAAAGCAATTCAAAACGGAAATGATATCTGACAAGGATGGAATAAGATTTGCAACTCCTGAACCTGTCGCGCAGTACAGGGCAAAGAGGCTTCAATGTAAAACAATAGCCGACATCAGTTGTGGTATTGGTGGACAGGCTCTTTTTTTTGCCAAATACTGTGATTTTGTCTATGCCATTGAGATCGAACCAAAGAAAATAGCATTTGCAAAAAAGAATGCTAAGATGATGGGCATTGATAACATTGAATTCATTGCAGGCGATGCACTGTCTTCCGAGGTAATTGAAAAACTACCCCAGCTAGACGTTGTCTTTTCAGATCCTGCAAGACCTCCTGCTGAAAAGGAAAGAAGCATTGACAACCTCAGTCCTTCCATCCCTGAAGTAATGAAAACTTATGCAGGCATTTCATCGAATTTTGCTTTTGAAGCTCCACCACAGTTGTCCCCTGAAAAAATACCATTTGACTGTGAACGGGAGTACATGTCCCTGGAAGGAAAGCTCAATCGTCTTAACCTTTATTTCGGGGAACTGAAAAAAGCAGATGTTTCTGCTGTTGCACTTCCCGGAAGCAATATCATCAGAAAAGCAGGGACTTTTGAACCTGCTAAAAAGGTAAAAGAACCTGCACTTTATGCATATGAACCGGAAGAATGTGTAATCAGATCAGGCCTGCTGGAGCAGCTTGTTGCAGAGCTTAAAAAGGAAGCAAATGATGTTGCTATCTTTGGTGTTGACGGCAAAAGAATACTTCTGACTTCAGGATTTGAAATTGATAACACCCTTTTTAAAAACATATACAAAAAAATGCTGATCTGCGAAGCCAACTTTTCAAAGATCAATTCCTTCCTTAAGAAAAACTCATTCGGAAAAGTTATTGTCCGGGCAGCCATTGATCCTGAAAAGTACTGGGATGTACGCAATGAACTGGAGAATGGTCTTGATGGTGAAAGGAAAGCACATCTTTTTGTAAAAGATGAAAAGGCAATAGTGTTTGAAGTGCTGGATCACTGA
- a CDS encoding FlaD/FlaE family flagellar protein, with amino-acid sequence MAGFSDKIKKVTSVLSKKGKNKGGDSPFGSADSPPFMQGGPDLGSVPDLAAGMPPAPGVPPGMDPGAPGNSAFPPGMAPPGAAPGGPPGSAPQAAPIDNEMLEENRKKIKEVESKVSKADVTLNMVQRDNEEIRKTVDKIDQSVLELLSLYEIVSNQVNPFVGDGAGSRDTIERFEKTETRLTEMGDMMVLLKNELDATAQKSSMPKGISEEAASRMQDLESKMDAFADAMVMMHESLEQLNSKTDDLFTRIDSLNQNLTDLAETTSTITTRLEDLENRPAAGSPKVVLSKDEEKRQTKNASAETEGINEGEMETEDVSVAKKTSLPLVRLEFIKADPTSVVVLLNWIEFLMERVGRNNLMDALDYYVDIGWISEDVMSEIMAYARGIDYYVEKPTWRLLPEDHTKSLLFIERLSGRKIDRNMLSSIDREMAKVKHGLEELYGI; translated from the coding sequence ATGGCCGGATTTAGTGATAAAATCAAAAAAGTGACTTCTGTTCTTTCCAAAAAGGGCAAGAATAAAGGAGGCGACTCTCCATTTGGTAGTGCTGACTCACCTCCTTTCATGCAGGGAGGGCCTGATCTGGGTTCTGTTCCCGATCTGGCTGCCGGTATGCCACCTGCTCCAGGTGTTCCTCCTGGAATGGACCCAGGTGCTCCCGGGAACTCTGCATTTCCTCCGGGTATGGCTCCTCCCGGAGCAGCTCCGGGTGGGCCGCCAGGTTCAGCTCCACAAGCTGCTCCCATAGATAATGAAATGCTGGAGGAGAACCGTAAAAAGATCAAGGAAGTTGAGTCAAAAGTATCAAAGGCAGATGTAACTCTCAACATGGTCCAGAGGGATAATGAAGAGATCAGGAAAACGGTTGACAAGATAGACCAGAGCGTTCTTGAATTATTGTCCCTGTACGAGATCGTATCCAATCAGGTCAATCCTTTTGTAGGCGATGGTGCAGGTTCCAGAGATACAATAGAGAGATTTGAAAAGACAGAGACACGCCTTACTGAAATGGGCGACATGATGGTTCTTCTGAAAAATGAACTTGATGCAACTGCCCAGAAATCAAGTATGCCAAAAGGTATCTCTGAGGAAGCAGCTTCCAGGATGCAGGACCTTGAATCCAAAATGGATGCATTCGCAGATGCCATGGTAATGATGCATGAAAGTCTTGAGCAATTAAACTCAAAAACGGATGATTTATTCACACGTATAGATTCGCTTAATCAGAATTTGACGGACCTTGCAGAAACCACATCCACTATAACCACCAGGCTTGAAGACCTTGAGAATCGTCCGGCTGCAGGCAGTCCAAAAGTTGTTCTTTCTAAGGACGAAGAGAAAAGACAGACTAAGAATGCTTCTGCCGAAACTGAGGGAATAAATGAAGGAGAAATGGAAACCGAAGATGTTTCTGTTGCAAAGAAAACATCATTACCTCTTGTAAGGCTGGAATTTATAAAAGCTGATCCTACAAGCGTAGTTGTCCTGCTTAACTGGATAGAGTTCCTCATGGAAAGGGTTGGGAGAAACAACCTTATGGATGCCCTCGATTATTATGTTGACATTGGCTGGATAAGCGAGGATGTCATGTCAGAGATCATGGCCTATGCCCGTGGAATCGATTATTATGTGGAAAAGCCCACGTGGAGGCTTTTGCCAGAGGATCACACAAAATCCCTGCTTTTCATTGAAAGGCTTTCAGGCCGCAAGATTGACAGGAACATGCT